The following are encoded together in the Pygocentrus nattereri isolate fPygNat1 chromosome 3, fPygNat1.pri, whole genome shotgun sequence genome:
- the ano10a gene encoding anoctamin-10: MQSSLSVSDSDGSSFAPLVVLELAENTEAEAITWLLNRIKDKQQNGGAELLVEQLQVSGQDEQKRSPKVFLVGSTWQRLLSGAEDVGLFKEFYDGTMRGFTYANRESFKDFEGDGDGFLSIAECQYIIKHELDTLRAKGEKYVPGYPKVKLYPGKSVIRRLQSKGILVQVFPLHDKEELKRLSFSWYRKIKLSYQPLDDIRHYFGEGLGLYFGFLEYFTFALVPMAFIGIPYYLFAWEDYDRYVLFAVFNLLWSTVFLEVWKRCSAQLAYRWGTLSRKKAFEEPRPGFHGVLGFNPVTGREEPVYPNTKRQLRIYLVSVPFVLLCLYLSLHVMMIYFDMENWALSIYDEDPNFWTSVLLFIPSIIYAVVIELMNLLYRYAAEFLTHWENHRLESSFQNHLVLKVLVFNFVNCFASLFYIAFVMQDMVLLRQSLATLLITSQILNQVMEAFLPYWLQRRRNKKVHKRVKRMMGDKELPLVEQIQLESDMNTYLGTFDDYLEQFLLFGYVSLFSCVYPLAALLVVLNNVTEVYSDAFKICHVFKRPFSEPTSDIGVWQLAFETMSAIAVVTNCALIGLSPQVKAYFPEAETQLILTVVAVEHIILAFKFVLAFVIPDVPKHIQIKLAKLEFESLEALKKKKMLEAAEIPKTDK; this comes from the exons GAGCTGAATTGCTGGTAGAGCAGCTGCAGGTTAGTGGGCAGGATGAGCAGAAGAGAAGTCCTAAAGTGTTCCTTGTGGGCTCTACCTGGCAGAGGCTCCTGAGTGGGGCGGAGGATGTGGgactttttaaagagttttatgATGGCACCATGCGAGGATTCACATATGCAAACCGAGAAAGCTTCAAAGACTTTGAAG GTGATGGAGATGGCTTCCTTAGCATTGCAGAATGTCAGTACATTATCAAGCATGAGCTGGACACTTTACGGGCGAAGGGTGAGAAGTATGTTCCTGGGTACCCCAAAGTAAAACTATACCCTGGAAAATCAGTCA TCCGTAGGTTACAGTCCAAGGGGATTCTTGTCCAGGTTTTCCCTCTCCATGATaaagaggagctgaagagactctctttctcttggtaCCGAAAGATCAAGCTGTCCTATCAGCCGCTGG ATGACATCAGACATTACTTTGGTGAGGGCCTGGGGCTCTACTTTGGTTTTCTGGAGTATTTCACATTTGCCTTGGTGCCAATGGCCTTCATTGGCATTCCCTACTACCTCTTTGCTTGGGAGGACTACGATAGATATGTTCTGTTTGCTGTCTTCAACCTGCTGTGGTCTACTGTCTTCCTGGAGGTATGGAAGCGATGCAGTGCACAGCTTGCCTACAGATGGGGGACACTGAGTCGTAAGAAAGCCTTTGAAGAGCCACGGCCGGGATTCCATGGAGTTCTTGGATTCAATCCAGTAACAGGCCGTGAGGAACCCGTCTATCCTAATACAAA ACGGCAGTTAAGGATATATCTTGTGTCCGTCCCCTTTGTGCTGCTGTGCCTGTACCTGTCTCTCCATGTGATGATGATCTACTTTGACATGGAGAACTGGGCACTGAGCATTTATGATGAAGACCCAAACTTCTGGACAAGTGTGCTGCTCTTCATCCCGAGCATAATTTACGCAGTGGTGATTGAGCTAATGAATTTACTGTACCGCTACGCAGCTGAGTTCCTCACGCATTGGG aaAACCACAGGCTAGAATCGTCCTTCCAGAATCACCTGGTGCTGAAAGTGTTGGTG ttcaaCTTCGTCAACTGTTTTGCCTCTTTGTTCTATATTGCCTTTGTAATGCAAGACATGGTGCTACTTAGACAG AGCCTTGCCACTCTGCTTATCACCTCTCAAATCCTGAACCAAGTGATGGAGGCCTTCCTGCCTTACTGGCTGCAGAGGAGACGTAATAAGAAGGTCCATAAGCGAGTGAAGAGGATGATGGGAGATAAAGAGCTCCCTCTAGTGGAGCAGATCCAGTTGGAGAGTGACATGAACACCTACTTG GGCACATTTGATGACTACCTGGAGCAATTCCTGCTGTTTGGCTATGTTAGTCTGTTCTCCTGTGTGTATCCTCTGgctgctctgctggtggtgCTCAACAACGTCACAGAGGTTTACTCGGATGCCTTTAAGATATGCCATGTGTTCAAGCGGCCATTCTCTGAGCCTACTTCTGACATAGGAGTGTGGCAG CTGGCATTTGAGACGATGAGTGCTATTGCCGTGGTGACCAACTGTGCCTTGATTGGTCTGTCTCCTCAAGTGAAAGCCTACTTCCCTGAGGCAGAGACGCAGCTTATTCTTACTGTGGTGGCTGTAGAG CACATTATTCTGGCCTTCAAGTTCGTCCTGGCCTTCGTTATTCCAGATGTGCCCAAGCACATCCAGATCAAGCTGGCCAAGCTGGAGTTTGAGTCCCTAGAAGCACTAAAGAAAAAG aaAATGCTGGAGGCCGCAGAGATCCCAAAGACCGATAAGTGA